The Halomonas sp. KG2 genome segment GCTGCGGATGCGATAGGCTTTAAGGAAAGTAACCACTAGGCTAACCAACAAGCGGGTCATCGTATGGGCCGTTAGTCATATACGTTGATCGCTGGCTAGATGTTGCTAGATGTGTATGCTAGTAAAAGAATGTCAGGTGCTAAATGTCTATCAACGCTGCTGATATCGGTAGCCTAAAAAAGAAGAGAGGGACGCAGTATGCCAGAAGCAAACCACTCGGATAATCAAGCGTCAGCGAGTAAGCCAGACATGAAAACGCTTTTTAAGGATAACCGTGTCAAAGGTATTGCTGGTATTGCCGCCATTGCTGTTATTTGGGCAATTATGGCGCAATCTAACTCGGGCACACGGCAAGAGCGTGTCGAAACGTTAGAGGGCCAGTTAGCCAGCGTCGAGCAAGATAACAACCAGCTTAGCCAGCGGATTGCAGAAGTTGAGCAAGCTGAGACCGATTTAAGTGCCATGCGTGAGGAAATGGCAGCGCTGGAAGAGCAGCAGGCTCAGGCACAAAGCGATCTAGAGTCTGCTCAGCGTGATACAAGTGCGGTGCAATCGCGTCTTGAAGAACTAGAAGCTGAGCGTGATGCACTTCAGCAAGAAGCCGATGCGTTAAGTGAGCAAGTAGAGAGCGCTGAAGCCGACCTGCAAGCACTCAAAGAAGAACGTGATCAAGTGGTAAGCGCGCGTGACCAGGCTGAGTCTGCTCGCCAGGAAGTTGAAGAAGCTCGCCAAAGTGCCGAAGAGGCCCGCCAAGAAGCGGAGGCGGCACGTCAGCAAGCTGAACAAGAGCGTCAGGAGGCCGTTGATGAGCTTAGTGCCGCTCAAGAGGAATTGTCGGGTTTAGAAACCCAGATTAGTGAAGCTAGCGAACAGCTGTCCGGTACTCAGGAAGAGGTGTCAGCCGTTCAAAGTGAATTGGATAATTTGCAAAGCGAGCGTGACTCGCTCACCAGTGAGCGGGATGAGTTGCAAAGCGAGGTTGATTCATTAACCCAACTGCGTGAAGAAGAGCAACAGAGCCTCGACCAAGTGCGCAGTGAGATGGATGATCTCATGGTCGCGCTGGATATTGGTCGTGAAGAAGTAGCCAATGTTGAAAGTGACATTGAAGCCCGTGAAGAGCAGCTTGCACGCCTGGAAACCCAGCTTAGTGACTGGCGTGACGAGCTTTCTTCGTTGGAGGGCCGCTTACATGTAAACGATGCGGCGAATGATGAAGTGCCTTCTTTGACAGATGAAGAGAGTGGCAGCGCTGATTCAAATGGTTCTGAGCAAACCGAAGAAGCTGGCTCTGCAGACCAGGGTCAGCAGAACAGTAACTAATCGGTACGCGTAGTGTGTGCTGATTGTTAGTAAGGAAGCGGATGTAGGTAGCCCCTGCATCCGCTTTTGTATGTTGGTTTAGAAATAGGCCGCCTAGGAGTATCATTCAAACCACGGATAGATTAGTCGCAATAGACAGGAGTGCCATTGATGGACGGTGTAAAACATATAGTAGCAGTGGCATCGGGGAAAGGCGGGGTCGGAAAATCGACCGTTACTGTGAACTTGGCACTAGCGCTTTCTGCCCAGGGGTATCGTGTTGGCGTACTGGATGCTGATATTTACGGCCCTAGCCAAGCGCAGATGTTGGGCGTTAAAGAAGGCGTCCGGCCTCAAGCGACGGAGGACAATAAGTTTCTGCCGCTAGAAGCGCACGGCCTTCAAGCGATGTCGATGGCCTTTATGGTTAACACCCGTGAGGCGATGGTCTGGCGTGGCCCGATGGTGGTTGGTGCGTTTCAGCAAATGCTGACACAAACCCAATGGGATAATCTGGATTTCCTGCTGATTGATATGCCGCCAGGTACCGGCGATATCCAGCTGACGCTGGCGCAAAAAGTGCCTGTTTCAGGCGCCGTGATTGTCACCACGCCTCAGGATATTGCGCTCCTTGATGCCCGCAAAGGCATTGAGATGTTCCGTAAGGTCAATGTGCCAGTGCTTGGCGTGGTAGAGAACATGAGTCTTTATCATTGTGAAAATTGCGGCCACGAAGCGGCTATTTTTGGTGCCGGTGGCGGTGAACGTATCGCGGAAGAGTATGATACGACTGTCCTTGGGCGATTGCCGTTAACGCTCTCTATTCGTGAGCTAGCTGACTCTGGTCGTCCCAGTGTGATTTCCGAACCCGATAGCTCAGTGAGTCGCACGTTTGCAGATATTGCCAAACAAGTGGCGCAATCGGTAAATGCCAGCCATAGCGGCGGCCCCACTATTTCTTTTAGCGAGTGATGACGTAACAAATGAGTATTAAATCTGATAAGTGGATTCGTCGCATGGCACAAAGCGATGCCATGATTGAACCGTTTGAAGCTGAGCAGGTGCGCTATGTGAATGATCAGCGCGTTATTTCTTATGGCACGTCGAGCTACGGTTACGACGTTCGCTGTGCCGATGAATTTAAAGTGTTTACCAACATACATTCGGCTATTGTCGATCCCAAAGCGTTTGATGACAAAAGCTTTGTCGATGTTAAGGGGGATGTGTGTATTATTCCGCCGAATTCCTTCGCATTAGCACGCACGGTTGAGTATTTTCGTATTCCGCGCAGTGTGCTGACGATTTGCCTTGGAAAATCCACTTACGCGCGCTGTGGCATTATTGTCAACGTAACGCCGCTTGAGCCAGAGTGGGAAGGGCATGTGACGCTTGAATTTTCAAATACTACCAACCTGCCGGCCAAGATTTATGCCCATGAAGGGGTAGCTCAGATGCTGTTCCTTGAGTCGGATGAGATGTGTGAAACATCTTATAAAGATCGCGGTGGTAAATATATGGGGCAACGAGGCGTTACGCTGCCTCGCACCTAATATCCGCAAGCTAAACGAAAAACGCCTTACGCGCTAATAGCGGTAAGGCGTTTTTTATGGTCAGAGCAGTGACGTTTACGTGTTTTCGTCAAACTCTTCGTCTAGCTCTTCTGCAGCATCTGTGTGGGAGAGCCGCATGCCATGGGGGGGCAGGGGATGGCCATCCATGGTGGCGTTTTCAGCGCTATATTGCAGGCGGCCTTGAAGAAACCACTGAACGGCAATTGGGAAGATAAGGTGTTCACGAGCGTGCACCTTCTCCTTAAGCGTCTCAACGGTATCTTCATTTGTAACGTTCAGTTCTGCTTGCAGCACAACAGGCCCACCATCTAGCTCTTCAGTGACAAAATGCACGCTACAGCCATGCTGTTTGACACCGTCTGCCAGCGCTCGAGCATGGGTATTTAACCCTTGATAGGCGGGCAGTAGTGACGGGTGGATATTGAGCATTTTGCCTAAAAAACGCTGCACAAAGCGGGGCGTCAGAATGCGCATAAAGCCTGCTAAAACAATCAAGTCAGGCTCATGACGTTCGATGACTTTGATTAGCGCTCCGTCGTAAGCATCGCGGCTGTCATATTCGCGATGAGGTAGCGCAACGGCTTCAATACCCGCTTCTAGGGCGCGCTTCAAGCCATAGGCATCCGGCTCATTGGAAATAACAGCGACGATTTCCCCGCCAAGCCGATCATGGCTTTGCGCGTCAATCAGCGCCTGTAAATTACTGCCACTGCCAGAAATTAGCACCACAATACGTCGCGCCGCTGTTGGTTCTGGCGCCATGTCGTTTATGGTGTCGTTGAACGTGCCACTAGTGAAGTCGGTACTGCTCATGCGCGAAGGTTCTCCAAAACGACGGCTTCCTCCTGGCGCTGAATAATCTGACCAATGCGATAGACGGTCTCGCCTTGAGCTTGCAGATGCGCTATAGCGTCTTCAGCTTGAGCCTGGGGGACTACAACCACCATGCCGATGCCGCAGTTCAGTACACGGTGCATTTCCGTTTCACTGACATTGCCTTGGGCTTGTAACCAGTTAAATACTTCTGGGCGCTGCCAGGTAGAAAGATCAACGTGGGCTGCGAGGGTATCGGGTAGAACACGGGGAATGTTTTCCAGTAAACCACCACCCGTAATATGGGAGAGCGCGTGAACGGGAATATCTGTGCCGCGCATCATCGACAGCAACGACTTTACATAAATACGCGTCGGCGCCATTAATGCGTCGCCAAGCGGCTGTCCATCCACAGTATCATTGAGTGAAGAGTTGCTAACTTCCAGAATTTTGCGAATCAATGAATAGCCATTGGAGTGCGGGCCAGAAGAGGCCAATCCCAGCAGTACATCGCCTTCGGCTACCTTGCTGCCGTCTAAAATATCGGCCTTCTCAACAACGCCAACGCAGAAGCCTGCCAAGTCGTAGTCATTGCCCTCGTACATACCAGGCATTTCGGCAGTTTCGCCGCCGACTAGTGCGCAACCAGCCAGTTCGCAACCAGCGCCAATGCCGGTCACGACATCTGCAGCGATATCCACATCCAGCTTACCCGTGGCATAGTAGTCAAGGAATAGCAGCGGTTCAGCACCGGCAACAATCAAATCGTTGACACACATAGCGACCAAGTCAATGCCAATGGTGTCATGCTTACCAAGGTCCATGGCAAGACGCAGCTTAGTGCCGACACCATCCGTGCCGGAGACCAGGACTGGCTGTTTATAACCAGCGGGAAGCTCACACAGTGCGCCAAACCCGCCAAGGCCACCCAGGACTTCAGGGCGTGTCGTGCGTTTGGCAACGTGTTTGATGCGATCAACTAGCGCGTTGCCGGCATCAATATCGACACCTGCGTCTTTATAGCTGAGTGAGGGAGTGGCCTGAGAAGTGGAGGTATCGGTCATGACAGATCCTGTGAAGCCTATAGCAATACGGGTAGTGCTGGCGAAATGGCCAGTGCTGGGGCGATAACGGAACGGATTGTAACACCCAGAGACGTAAGTCGCATCGATGTGCGGCGTTAACCGATGTTCAATACGCTACTTTTGTTACTATTCAGTACGCTAAGGGCGCTAACCATCTTTCCAGGAGGGATATAAAGAACATGCGACATTCATGGTGGGGCGTTGTGTTTTTGGTGGTGTTAGTGGGCTGCCTCTACTTATTAGATGCGGTACTGATGCCATTTATTGCGGGTTTGATTTTGGCCTATCTGGCTGACCCGCTTGCTAATTATTTTCAGCGGTTAGGCATGAAGCGGCCCTGGGCAGTTAGTAGCGTCTTTTTTGTCCTGTTACTGATCCTTATTTTAAGCCTGCTTATTTTAATCCCGCTGGTTGTGCAGCAGACAAAACAGCTGGGAGAGGCATTGCCGAGTGTCTTCAACTGGATTGAGAACATATTAGCGCCACAAGTTCAGGAGTGGACGGGTTACGATTTGGGCGCGGAGCTAACGAACGTTAGAGAAACTTTGATCAAAAACTGGCGTGATGCAGGTAGCTATGCAGCTCAGGCGTTAAGTCAAATAGGTCGTTCTGGGATGGCTTTCGTTTCCTGGGTTACCTACGTCGCCCTGATTCCTGTCGTAACGTTCTATTTACTACTTGATTGGAACAGGCTGATTTCTAGTCTTGCTGATTTGGTTCCTCGTCAATGGACAAGCGATGTTTCCCGCTTGGCTCAGCGCTGCGATGAAGTTCTATCAGCGTTTCTACGTGGGCAGTTACTGGTCATGCTGTGTTTAGGCATTATATATGCGGTGGGACTAACGTTGATGGGTCTGAACTTCGGCCTGCTGATTGGCGCTGTGTCCGGGCTTGTCAGTATTGTGCCGTTCCTTGGCTTTATTGTGGGATTAGTGGTGGCGCTTATCGTGGCGCTTTTCCAATTTGATACATGGTGGGCTGTGCTGGGCGTGATCGCGGTATTCGGTATCGGTCAGGCGGCAGAAAGTGTCATACTTCAGCCTAAGCTGTTAGGCGATAAGATAGGTTTGCATCCTGTTGCGGTTATCTTTGCGGTACTGGCGGGTGGTCATCTTTTCGGTCTGACGGGCGTACTCTTAGCATTGCCTGCCGCAGCGGTCATTATGGTGCTTTTAAGGGAAATTAAAGATCGCTATAAAGGCAGTGCTCTCTATGATGCCGAGCAACGTCCGCTAGAACAGCAACATTACAATGATGGACTGGGTCGTCACGACGAAAGGGAGTCACCATGAGCCGATTACCGGCACAGCTACCGCTTGGGGTAGGGTTGCGAGACGACGCGACATTTAATAATTACTATGCCTCACAAGCAAACGCTTCATTAATGGAGTACCTGAGCCGGCAGCTTAAGTCTGATGCTGAGCCGTTCTTATATTTATGGGGCGCGCCGGGCAGTGGCCGTAGCCATCTTTTGCAGGCGGCGTGTCATGCCGCCTCGGATGCAGATAAGCGGGCACTTTATCTTCCATTGGCAGACCTTGGTCATTTCCCACCGCTGATGCTAGAGGATATCGAACGTCTGGATCTCGTCGCCATTGATGATCTTGAATATGTGATCGGGCGTAAGCGTTGGGAAGAGGCTCTGTTTCACGCCTTTAATCGGCTGCGTGATGCGGGAAAAGCCTTAGTGATTGCCGCCAATACGTCTCCACGCCAATTAGACGTTGCATTGCCGGACTTGGCATCACGGCTAACCTGGGGAGTTACGTTTCACCTGCATCCGTTGGATGATAATGAACGCCTGGCAGCGTTAAAGCTTCGTGCCAACGTACGTGGAATGCAGTTGCCTGATGACGTAGGGCGCTACATTATGCACCGCGGGCCGAGGGAGTTGGGGGATTTGTGCCATGCACTGGAAACGCTTGATCAAGCATCGTTATCCGCTAAACGGAAACTAACTATTCCTTTCGTCAAGTCCGCCCTTAATTGGTAAAGCGCAATTGCTAAAACGCCCCTGCCAGATCACTGGCAGGGGCGTTTTAATGGCAGCAAGTCAATAACTAACAGATTAAGCAGTTTTGCTCATTTTGCTAGCAGCAGCTTGCGCTTGCTTAACATTATCTTCTGTCAGTTTTTGGCCTTTCTGCAAGAAGTCTTGCTGAAGAGCAACGACTTTATCTGCATCGCCTTTTACACGCTCAGCTAGTTCTTTAGCCACTTTCTGCTGGCCTTCCATGTAGCTGCGCAGGCCGTTGGCGTCTTTCACGCTCATCAGCTGACGCATTTGGGTGATGCCAGTATCTAGGTAAGATTTGTTGGCATCAAACTGTGCGTTAAGCATTTTTTCAGAGTAATCGATGCTTAGCGTCATGTATGCACGCACAGGTGCCATGAACATGTTGTCGAACTGCTGAGTCATTTCGTTGGTGTTAAATGTTTGCATGGTAAACACTCCTGCTCCATTGCCCACTAATCGGCCCATTGATTGACGGTGCCGTTAGTGCTGGTTGATCAGCAACGGTTTTGTTAAGCATCCACCGCAGCTGATATCTAGTAATCTTGCGTTGCAGCATAACAGGGCTTTTTGTGCAGTGCAACATTGTGGTGAAGTGAATTTAAGGATCGTGTGAGTGTGGCTGTGTGAGTCGATGATGCGCATGGATTTACCTAACGCGCCGGTAGGGCTAGGCTTAAGCGTATAGATAACCGTTATCACTAAAATAATCGTTGGCAAGCGTGACGTTAGTGATGTGAGCGGCGTTGGCTAAGTCGTTTTTTAAAAGGAGTGCCAGGATGGATACACGTATTGAACGGGATAGCATGGGTGAGCTCAATGTACCTGCAAATGCGCTTTATGGCGCTCAAACCCAACGGGCTATCAACAACTTCCCAGTCTCGCATACACCCATGCCCACGGCATTTATTCACGCTGTCGCGCGGATAAAGCTCGCTGCTGCGCGAAGTAACTGTCAGTTGGGGTTGTTAGATAAACCCCGCGCAGAGGCGATTGAGAAGGCGGCTCAGGCAGTGATGAGTGGCAAGCATAATGCGCATTTTCCGATTGATGTTTTCCAGACAGGCTCTGGTACGTCGACCAATATGAACGTTAATGAAGTGCTAGCGACGCTTGCCAGTCGTGAAGGGGTCGAAGTAACGCCAAATGATCACGTTAATATGGGGCAGTCGAGTAACGACGTCATTCCAACGGCCATCCACCTGTCGGCAGCGATAGCCGTTAATGAAACACTGCGTCCCGCACTGGTGACGCTGCAGGCCACGATTGATCGTAGGGCGAGTGAGCTGGCCCATGTTGTTAAAACAGGTCGTACTCATCTGATGGATGCCATGCCGCTGCGTATGGATCAAGAACTAGGCGCGTGGTCGAGCCAAGTGGGGCAGGCCATCGAGCGTTTTGATAGCGCCATGACAAGGCTGTGTCGATTGGCGCAAGGCGGTACGGCGGTAGGCACCGGTATTAACGCGCCTGAGGGATTTGCCGAGCTAATGGCTAGCGACTTAAGCCAGCAGACGGGCCTACCCTTTGTGCCTAATGATAGCTTTTTTGCCAGTTTGGCATCCCAGGATGCTGCCGTGGAGTTATCGGGGCAGTTGAAAGGGTTAGCCTGTGTGGTTATGAAGATCGCTAACGATTTGCGCTGGATGAATTCAGGGCCGTTGGCGGGGCTGGGCGAGATTGAACTTGAGGCACTACAGCCTGGTAGCTCCATTATGCCGGGTAAGGTAAATCCTGTGATTCCCGAGTCGGCTGCCCAAGCGGCAGCGCAAGTTATCGGCCTGGATGCCGCGGTAACGGTGGCGGGTCAGAGTGGTAATTTCCAGCTCAACGTGATGCTGCCGCTAGTGGCTTCGAATCTTCTCACATCGATTACCTTGATGAGTAACACGGCCACCTTGCTGGGTGAGCGTGCTATCGCCACATTCAAAGTGCGTGACGATAATTTACAGGGGCCGCTCGCACGGAATCCTATTTTAGTCACGGCCCTTAATAGCGTGATTGGCTATAACGCCGCCGCGGCGGTGGCTAAAAAAGCCTATCAGGCTGGGCGCCCAATCATTGACGTTGCGGAGGAAGAGACCGATCTAGATCGCTCAACGCTCGAACGTTTGCTAGACCCTGCGGTATTAACGAAAGGAGGCATACCTGAGTAGCCTCTGTTGAGATGTTAAGGGGGTGGGCGGTTAGGTTTCTTGCTTTTCCGTTTTGCCCTTTTGAATGGTTTCGTTGGCCTCTTGGCGCTCTGCTGCACTGGCATCGGGCGTTTCGTGTTCATCTTGACGCGAAGGCCGATAGCAAAAAGTGGCCAATATAGGGAAGTGGTCAGATCCGAACGCCCCAAGTCGCTGCATGTTGACGAGGGTGAAATGCTCGCTGACAAACGCGTGGTCGAGAGGCCAGCGCAACAGGGGGTAATTAGCGTGAAAGGTGCTGTACAAGCCGCGACCACGGCGTGGGTCCAGCATGCCTCCTATGCGACAAAAACGGCGTGTTGTACGTGACCAGGCAACATCATTCAAGTCGCCGGCAACGATAGTGGCCTTTGGGTGTTGATGTATTTCTTTGCCAATCCACAACAGTTCCGCGTCACGCCATAAAGATTTTTCGCTTTCACTGGGGGCTGGAGGCCTTGGGTGAACGGCAAATAAGCGAATGTGCTGGCCGCTTTTAAGCTCTACCTGGGTGTGAATCGAAGGTATGTCATCCTGAATAAGCCACTTAATCTCAGTATCTTTCAGTGCTAGGCGAGAATAGAGGTGCATGCCATAAAGGTTGTCTAGGGGGATCTTAACGCTATGTGGCCACTGCGCCTCTAATGCCGGGTCCAGTTGTTCTTGCCACCATTGGTCGGATTCTAACGTGAGAATCATGTCGGGCTGGTGGTGGGTAATCATCGCCAGTAATTCTTTTGACTGACGGTTGGGTGTCAGTACATTGGCGATTAACAGCGTAATCATCTGGTCTTTAGGGGCATTATGGGCGGCTTTTACCTGCACAGGCCAGAGCGCTGTCCATGGCAAAATGTAGCGCAGTTGAAGCGCTAGCGTGATGAGTGAGACAAGTGTCGCGGTAACCCGCCACGGCCCTGGGTCTAATAACCACAGGCTTGTTAAGCCGCATACTAAAGCCAGTACGGCAATTTGCAGTCGAGGAAATTCAAAACTGCGCACCCACCACCAGCGCATAGGCACGCGGGCAATCAGTGTGGCGAGTAACAATGAGATGGCGATGCATCCTAGCAAAGGCCCAAGCAAGATTTGCCTCCTGGTTTAACCGTGAATAGTGGTTAATCTACGTTTAGCTTAGCGGTAACCGTAGATAAGTGTCGATAAGACATAAAAATTGAGGGGAGTTAGTTCATTTGCGTCACCTCAAAGTGCTAAAAACTACTTGCAATTCAGCTATGAAACCGTAGAATACGCATCCGTTGCACAGCAGGACCATAGCTCAGTTGGTTAGAGCGCCACGTTGACATCGTGGAGGTCGGCGGTTCAAATCCGCCTGGTCCTACCATATTACGTGTTACGTGCAGCTAGTTACTTATAGGACCATAGCTCAGTTGGTTAGAGCGCCACGTTGACATCGTGGAGGTCGGCGGTTCAAATCCGCCTGGTCCTACCAAATACTTAAAAACCCCATGCTTCTTAGCATGGGGTTTTTTTATGGCTAATCGATAAAGCTAGTCGATAAAGCGAGGGAGGTCAGTCTGGCGAATAAACGTCGCCACCAGTGCCTCAATACCCGCCTGATCTTCTTGACTAAAGCGTGCGTGCTGAGGGCTGTCTAGGTCGAGCACTCCCCAGAGATAGCCGTCGATCACAATGGGAGCAACGAGCTCTGAGCGAGAGTCAGCATCGCAGGCGATGTGATCAGCAATAGCGTGAACGTCATCAACCCGTTGGGTAGTTTGTTGGCGGGCAGCGGCCCCGCAAACGCCTTTGCTGAAGGGGATTGGGTGGCAGGCAGGTTTGCCCTGAAATGGGCCAAGGCTGAGCTGGTTGGGCTGGCGCTGCAAATAGAACCCCACCCAGTTGATGTCGTTCAGGGCATGTTGAATAAAGGCACAGGTTTGTGCGCTGTTGGTTAGCCAATCACGTGTGTCTAGCAGAGCTTCAAGCTGCCGATTAAGCAACGCATAATCAACACTATGCATACGAATTCCTTATAGGATTAAACACATCAGGCCAGCCCTAAGGCTGGCCTGATGACATCGATAGAGAAAACCGTACTGTTTATTCGATCCAGCCGGGTACAGCTGCGCCCTTAAACAGTTCTTCTGCTTTTTCGATGACCTCATCGCGCTGATAAGCGTCAACAAGTTGACGGATTTCTTCACGATCTTCGTCTCCGCCCCGCACCGCAATCAAGTTGACGTAGGGGGATTCGGGACCTTCCTTGATTATCGCGTCACTCAGGCTCAAGCCAGCCGGTTGGGCGAACGTATTGTTAATGAACGCCATGTCGACGTCTGGTAGTACACGGGGTAGTTGTGCTGCTTCAATTTCACGGAAACGGAAGTTGCGTGGGTTTTCAGCGATGTCGATGGGGGTAGCTTCCAGGTTGCTCGGATCATTAAGTGTGATTAGGCCCTGGTTGTGCATCAGAATGAGTGCACGCCCTTCATTAGATGGGTCGTTGGGCAGCGCGATTTGAGCGCCATCGGGCAGCGCTTCGATGCTGTCGTACTTTTCAGAATAAGCGCCGATCGGGTAAACGAAGGTGTAGCCCGCAATGGCAAGATCATATCCACGGTCATTGACCATCGCCTGTAGGTACGGTTCGTGCTGATAAGCGTTTGCGTCTAAACTGCCATCGGCGAGAGCAGCATTCGGCGTGACGTAGTCGGTGAACTCAATGATCTCGACGTTTAGGTCGTACTCTTCTTTGGCAATTTGAGCCGCCACTTCCATGACTTCGGTTTCCGGACCTGCCACAGTGCCCATTTTGATGGTGCGTGTTTCTGCGTTGGCAACGTTAACTGCAAGGGCTAAGGCAGTCAGGCTGCCGATAAGTAGTTTTTGCATGGTGTCACTCCTGTGGCACGGTAAATGTTGGATGTGATTATGCGGCAATAAGAAATAAAATTCTAATGCGTTTTGGTTATATTCGACTATGCCGATAAAAGGTGCAGGCTATCGTCACTTGCGATCACTCTTGCGCACCAAATAGTCGCCCAGGCTTTGGAAACCTTGAACCATCACCACCAGTATAATGACGGTAATTAACATAATGGTGGGGTTGAAGCGGTTATAGCCATAGCGAATGCCTAAATCGCCCAGGCCACCGCCACCTACGGCGCCCGCCATGGCAGAGTAACTGACCAGCGTCACTAACGTAATCGTCAGCCCCGTGATAATCCCGCCTCTTGCCTCAGGGATCAGTACCTTGGTAATGATCTGCCAAGGCGTTGCGCCCATTGATTGAGCAGATTCAATAAGCCCCGGCGATATCTCGTTAAGCGCGCCTTCGATTAGCCGAGCCACAAATGGAATAGCCGCAATAGTTAACGGCACTGAGGCGGCATTAATACCAATAGAGGTGCCGACCAGCATGCGGGTGAACGGGATGATCGCCACCATCAAAATGATGAACGGAATTGAGCGGCCAACATTGGTAACAATACCTAGCACTTGGTTGAGTGCTGGCATCGCTAATATCTGACGAGGGCGAGTCACGTAGAGCATGACGCCAAGTGGTAGACCGAGCAGGGTGGCGATCACGCCTGAAACAGCCACCATGTAGAGCGTATCCAGCGTGGCTTGTAAAATAAGATCAAACATTGCGCTGGACATGACCAAGTACCTCTACCTGTAATTGATGTGCTTCTAAATAAGCCATGGCTTCCTGAGTTTGCGCGGGGCTGCCGAGCAGCTCTGCAATCATCAGTCCTAGGGTGCGGTCTTGAATGGACTCGACTTTTGCCTGGAGGATGCTGACATCAACGCTGCACTCCCGCGCTAAGCGTGAAATAAGTGGCGTCGAAACAGCATCACCCGAAAACGTTAGCCGAACGACGGGATGAGTATGTTCGCTCGGTGTATCGCTTAAACGCTCGATCAGTTCTTTGGGTGGGCTTAGCTGCAAAAAGTCGTTCAGGAACTCCCTGCCCAACTGTGTGATAGGCGCAGTGAAGAAATCACCGACCTCGGCGTCTTCTACTAGCTCACCATCGGAGATGAGGCTTACTCGGTGGCAAATAGATTTCACAACTTCCATTTCGTGAGTGATCAACAAAATGGTGATGCCGAGCTGCTGATTAATTTCTCTCAACAGCTCAAGAATAGAGCTGGTGGTCTGGGGGTCTAGTGCGGAAGTAGCTTCATCGCACAGTAAGACGTTGGGTTTGCTGGCCAGTGCGCGGGCGATGGCGACACGCTGCTTTTGACCACCAGAAAGCTGGGCTGGGTATTGTTTGGCTTTATCAGCCAAGCCCACCAGCTCCAGCAGTGGCAATACGCGATCCTTTATAGCACTGCGGCTTTCGCCCATTAACTCAAGGGGAAGTGCCACATTATCAAATACAGTGCGCGTTGTTAGCAGGTTGAAATGCTGGAAAATCATTCCAATGCGGTGTCGGGCACGGTTTAACTCGCCGCGA includes the following:
- a CDS encoding class II fumarate hydratase encodes the protein MDTRIERDSMGELNVPANALYGAQTQRAINNFPVSHTPMPTAFIHAVARIKLAAARSNCQLGLLDKPRAEAIEKAAQAVMSGKHNAHFPIDVFQTGSGTSTNMNVNEVLATLASREGVEVTPNDHVNMGQSSNDVIPTAIHLSAAIAVNETLRPALVTLQATIDRRASELAHVVKTGRTHLMDAMPLRMDQELGAWSSQVGQAIERFDSAMTRLCRLAQGGTAVGTGINAPEGFAELMASDLSQQTGLPFVPNDSFFASLASQDAAVELSGQLKGLACVVMKIANDLRWMNSGPLAGLGEIELEALQPGSSIMPGKVNPVIPESAAQAAAQVIGLDAAVTVAGQSGNFQLNVMLPLVASNLLTSITLMSNTATLLGERAIATFKVRDDNLQGPLARNPILVTALNSVIGYNAAAAVAKKAYQAGRPIIDVAEEETDLDRSTLERLLDPAVLTKGGIPE
- a CDS encoding endonuclease/exonuclease/phosphatase family protein; this translates as MLGPLLGCIAISLLLATLIARVPMRWWWVRSFEFPRLQIAVLALVCGLTSLWLLDPGPWRVTATLVSLITLALQLRYILPWTALWPVQVKAAHNAPKDQMITLLIANVLTPNRQSKELLAMITHHQPDMILTLESDQWWQEQLDPALEAQWPHSVKIPLDNLYGMHLYSRLALKDTEIKWLIQDDIPSIHTQVELKSGQHIRLFAVHPRPPAPSESEKSLWRDAELLWIGKEIHQHPKATIVAGDLNDVAWSRTTRRFCRIGGMLDPRRGRGLYSTFHANYPLLRWPLDHAFVSEHFTLVNMQRLGAFGSDHFPILATFCYRPSRQDEHETPDASAAERQEANETIQKGKTEKQET
- a CDS encoding GAF domain-containing protein; this translates as MHSVDYALLNRQLEALLDTRDWLTNSAQTCAFIQHALNDINWVGFYLQRQPNQLSLGPFQGKPACHPIPFSKGVCGAAARQQTTQRVDDVHAIADHIACDADSRSELVAPIVIDGYLWGVLDLDSPQHARFSQEDQAGIEALVATFIRQTDLPRFID
- a CDS encoding MetQ/NlpA family ABC transporter substrate-binding protein, which produces MQKLLIGSLTALALAVNVANAETRTIKMGTVAGPETEVMEVAAQIAKEEYDLNVEIIEFTDYVTPNAALADGSLDANAYQHEPYLQAMVNDRGYDLAIAGYTFVYPIGAYSEKYDSIEALPDGAQIALPNDPSNEGRALILMHNQGLITLNDPSNLEATPIDIAENPRNFRFREIEAAQLPRVLPDVDMAFINNTFAQPAGLSLSDAIIKEGPESPYVNLIAVRGGDEDREEIRQLVDAYQRDEVIEKAEELFKGAAVPGWIE
- a CDS encoding ABC transporter permease; this translates as MSSAMFDLILQATLDTLYMVAVSGVIATLLGLPLGVMLYVTRPRQILAMPALNQVLGIVTNVGRSIPFIILMVAIIPFTRMLVGTSIGINAASVPLTIAAIPFVARLIEGALNEISPGLIESAQSMGATPWQIITKVLIPEARGGIITGLTITLVTLVSYSAMAGAVGGGGLGDLGIRYGYNRFNPTIMLITVIILVVMVQGFQSLGDYLVRKSDRK
- a CDS encoding methionine ABC transporter ATP-binding protein, encoding MIEISNVSKTYGTGNSAVHALKDVNLTIPKGTIHGVIGLSGAGKSTLIRCVNLLERPSTGSVSVDGQEMTRLSRGELNRARHRIGMIFQHFNLLTTRTVFDNVALPLELMGESRSAIKDRVLPLLELVGLADKAKQYPAQLSGGQKQRVAIARALASKPNVLLCDEATSALDPQTTSSILELLREINQQLGITILLITHEMEVVKSICHRVSLISDGELVEDAEVGDFFTAPITQLGREFLNDFLQLSPPKELIERLSDTPSEHTHPVVRLTFSGDAVSTPLISRLARECSVDVSILQAKVESIQDRTLGLMIAELLGSPAQTQEAMAYLEAHQLQVEVLGHVQRNV